Proteins co-encoded in one Desulfotomaculum sp. genomic window:
- the eno gene encoding phosphopyruvate hydratase has protein sequence MKKITSVKAIEILDSRGNPTVRVFIGLDNGITASASVPSGASTGENEAIELRDGDKQRYGGKGVLKAVGNVNEVIAPQLVGMDPFQQAIIDHLMIELDGTSNKSILGANAILGVSMAVSRVAAEAAGLPLYAYLGGPGAVHIPVPMMNILNGGKHTDNSVDFQEFMIMPVGAPTFTEALRYGAETFHVLGGILKEENYATSVGDEGGYAPNLGSNDEACELIIRAIEKAGYKPGIDISIALDPAASSFFENDTYNLVKSGQGQKSSADMNLFYKDWVDKYHIVSIEDGLAENDWKGFVEHTALLGDSIQVVGDDLYVTNTRFIERGIKEKASNAVLIKLNQIGTVTETIEAINLCRKVGWGYVISHRSGETEDTFMADFAVAMGGGQIKTGSASRSERIAKYNRLIEIEAGLGNSSLFENPFKK, from the coding sequence AAATTCTTGACTCCCGGGGCAATCCGACTGTTCGTGTTTTTATCGGCCTTGATAACGGGATTACCGCCTCGGCTTCTGTTCCTTCCGGAGCCTCAACGGGGGAGAATGAGGCAATAGAGCTTCGAGATGGGGATAAGCAGCGTTATGGCGGTAAAGGAGTTTTAAAAGCCGTTGGGAATGTTAATGAAGTTATTGCCCCCCAACTTGTCGGTATGGACCCTTTCCAGCAAGCAATAATTGATCACTTGATGATCGAACTGGACGGGACTTCCAACAAGAGTATTCTTGGGGCCAATGCTATTTTAGGTGTTTCGATGGCTGTCTCCCGTGTTGCGGCGGAAGCGGCGGGACTGCCTCTTTACGCATACTTGGGCGGCCCCGGAGCTGTACATATTCCAGTTCCAATGATGAACATCCTCAATGGGGGGAAACATACGGATAACAGTGTGGACTTCCAGGAATTCATGATTATGCCTGTTGGCGCTCCAACGTTCACTGAAGCGCTGCGCTATGGGGCCGAAACCTTTCATGTTTTGGGCGGCATTCTAAAGGAAGAAAATTATGCGACGAGTGTTGGCGACGAAGGAGGTTATGCTCCTAACCTTGGTAGCAACGATGAGGCCTGTGAATTGATCATTCGCGCTATAGAGAAAGCCGGTTATAAGCCCGGGATTGACATCTCCATAGCGCTTGATCCCGCAGCAAGCTCTTTCTTTGAGAATGATACTTATAACCTTGTGAAATCCGGTCAGGGTCAAAAATCCAGCGCTGATATGAATTTATTCTATAAAGATTGGGTTGACAAATACCACATAGTTTCTATTGAAGACGGCCTGGCGGAAAATGACTGGAAGGGGTTTGTTGAACATACCGCTCTTTTAGGGGATAGCATTCAGGTTGTTGGCGATGATCTATATGTGACTAATACCAGGTTTATTGAGCGGGGCATCAAGGAAAAAGCCTCGAATGCCGTTTTAATAAAACTTAACCAGATAGGTACCGTAACCGAAACAATTGAAGCAATTAATTTATGCCGCAAAGTAGGTTGGGGATATGTAATATCGCATCGCAGCGGAGAAACCGAGGACACTTTTATGGCTGACTTTGCTGTAGCCATGGGCGGCGGTCAGATAAAAACGGGCTCGGCATCCCGCAGTGAAAGGATTGCAAAATACAACCGGCTGATAGAAATTGAAGCAGGGCTCGGAAATTCGTCCTTGTTTGAAAATCCTTTTAAAAAATAA
- a CDS encoding epoxyqueuosine reductase — protein sequence MAPNTGLKDSIKQFCRDAGADLIGFASVERWDEENEVPSQFRPQSLWEPARTVIVLGVGMPLPIVETTPSILHKETYTTSNSVLDAMAFNLVRYLVRAGNAAYFFTRDGYSSLRLLKYKPTAAFSHKMAAKYAGLGTVGLSNCLVTPEFGSRVRFVSVFISEPLESDPVIEKDVCIKCGACAKCCPVDAITISEDKLKSDFNMLSCLEWHIELVNEKTYPCGICTKVCPVGKDRLVYKQKGIMKKYLDEKEALAAYPDDPRYKSWNHVRKYGSWSKEDRANAVKTNHESGGNDHGN from the coding sequence GTGGCTCCAAATACCGGACTTAAAGACAGCATTAAACAATTTTGCCGGGACGCAGGCGCAGATCTAATCGGTTTTGCGTCTGTTGAGCGGTGGGACGAGGAAAATGAAGTCCCTTCCCAATTCAGGCCCCAATCGCTCTGGGAACCAGCGCGTACAGTAATAGTCTTAGGAGTGGGCATGCCGCTTCCGATTGTTGAAACAACACCTTCCATTTTGCACAAAGAGACCTATACAACCTCAAACAGTGTTCTTGATGCAATGGCCTTCAACCTTGTCCGTTATCTGGTCCGCGCAGGAAACGCCGCTTATTTTTTCACACGGGACGGTTACAGCAGCCTCAGGCTTTTAAAATACAAGCCAACGGCGGCGTTCAGCCATAAAATGGCGGCTAAATATGCGGGTTTGGGGACTGTCGGTTTAAGCAATTGCCTGGTTACTCCAGAGTTTGGTTCCCGGGTGCGTTTTGTGTCTGTCTTTATCTCTGAACCTTTGGAATCCGACCCGGTGATTGAAAAAGACGTCTGCATCAAGTGCGGCGCCTGCGCCAAATGCTGCCCTGTGGATGCGATAACTATAAGTGAGGATAAACTAAAAAGCGACTTTAATATGCTTTCCTGCCTGGAGTGGCATATTGAATTAGTTAATGAAAAAACGTATCCATGCGGGATATGCACCAAAGTCTGCCCTGTCGGGAAGGATCGGCTTGTCTATAAACAAAAGGGCATTATGAAAAAGTACCTTGATGAAAAAGAAGCGCTGGCCGCTTATCCTGACGACCCGAGGTACAAGTCATGGAATCATGTGCGAAAATACGGAAGCTGGAGTAAGGAAGACCGAGCCAATGCTGTAAAAACAAATCATGAAAGCGGGGGAAATGATCATGGAAATTAA
- a CDS encoding DNA topoisomerase III, translated as MKKSLVLAEKPSVAKEIARVLNCGMKNKGFMEGPQFVVTWALGHLVTLAEPEDYDQKYKNWALEDLPMLPANMKLKVIRQTSHQFQVVRNLMKREDLKELVIATDAGREGELVARWIMAAAYWKKPFKRLWISSQTDAAIREGFANLKPGSSYNNLFDAAVCRAEADWLIGLNVTRALTCKFNAQLTAGRVQTPTLAMIVNREEEIKQFIPVDYWTVRADFGDFFGDWRDKKGNSRIFDYTRAEALAAKLQGHQGIIEDIRTESKSEPPPLAYDLTELQRDANKRYGFSAQKTLSVLQDLYEQHKLVTYPRTDSRYITSDMVPTLPARLKSIAVPPYADFVKPLLLKPLITSKRFVDDSKVSDHHAIILTGESLRLASLNAEERNLYDLIARRFVAVLYPPYRYDQTILITVVNGEKFYSRGRIVKDKGWRLVTSKTDEKDTLNDEALPEQVLAKFKKGAPKQVKGIKINKAKTKPPARYTEATLLTAMESPGKFIEDEELRETMKGCGLGTPATRAEIIEKLLYNNYIERQGKELTPTSKGIQLIKLVSPALKSPQLTAQWEQRLSNIARGEGSKTEFIADIRSNALELVKSIATDTVSSYKADNISKTKCPVCSKFMLLVKGKRGRMLVCQDRACGHRQPESDGFGFQASKNESRMNQRLIARYSDQDSIGNNLGELLKAALDKENL; from the coding sequence ATGAAAAAATCGCTTGTGCTTGCTGAAAAACCCAGTGTAGCAAAGGAAATTGCCAGGGTTTTAAACTGCGGTATGAAAAATAAGGGATTTATGGAAGGACCTCAATTTGTGGTGACCTGGGCGCTGGGTCATTTGGTTACCCTTGCCGAACCTGAAGATTATGATCAGAAATATAAGAACTGGGCTTTGGAAGACCTGCCCATGCTGCCGGCCAACATGAAGCTGAAAGTAATCAGGCAGACTTCCCACCAGTTTCAGGTAGTCAGAAATCTTATGAAAAGGGAAGATCTAAAAGAACTGGTCATTGCCACGGACGCCGGACGTGAAGGAGAATTGGTGGCCCGCTGGATCATGGCTGCCGCATATTGGAAAAAACCTTTCAAACGCCTGTGGATCTCATCCCAGACCGACGCCGCCATTCGGGAGGGGTTTGCCAATTTAAAGCCCGGATCTTCTTATAATAATCTGTTTGACGCTGCCGTTTGCAGGGCCGAGGCTGATTGGCTAATCGGGTTAAACGTAACCAGGGCGTTAACCTGCAAATTCAACGCCCAACTGACCGCAGGGCGGGTTCAAACTCCGACACTCGCCATGATTGTTAACCGGGAGGAGGAAATAAAACAATTTATTCCGGTTGATTACTGGACTGTCCGGGCGGATTTCGGAGACTTTTTCGGAGATTGGCGGGATAAGAAAGGGAACAGCCGTATTTTTGACTACACAAGGGCAGAAGCGTTAGCTGCAAAGCTGCAGGGTCATCAGGGAATAATTGAGGATATCCGGACGGAAAGCAAAAGCGAACCGCCTCCCCTTGCTTACGATCTGACCGAACTGCAGAGAGATGCCAACAAGCGTTACGGATTTTCGGCGCAGAAGACACTTTCTGTTTTACAGGACTTATACGAACAGCATAAACTTGTTACCTATCCAAGGACCGACTCACGTTATATTACTTCGGACATGGTTCCCACTTTGCCCGCCAGGCTAAAAAGCATCGCTGTCCCTCCATATGCCGACTTTGTGAAGCCGCTCCTGCTCAAACCCCTAATAACTTCAAAACGCTTTGTCGATGACAGCAAGGTTTCCGACCATCATGCGATAATCCTCACCGGAGAGTCTTTACGTTTGGCGTCCTTGAATGCGGAAGAAAGAAATTTGTACGATTTAATTGCCAGAAGGTTTGTTGCTGTTTTATACCCTCCCTACCGGTATGATCAAACCATATTGATTACCGTAGTAAACGGGGAAAAATTCTACTCCAGAGGCAGGATTGTCAAAGATAAGGGCTGGAGATTGGTAACTTCCAAAACTGATGAAAAAGATACTTTAAATGATGAAGCCCTTCCCGAGCAGGTTTTGGCGAAATTTAAAAAAGGCGCCCCTAAGCAGGTGAAAGGTATTAAAATCAACAAGGCGAAGACCAAACCGCCCGCCCGCTACACCGAGGCTACCTTGCTTACCGCCATGGAAAGCCCGGGCAAGTTTATTGAAGATGAAGAACTGCGTGAAACAATGAAGGGATGCGGATTGGGAACACCGGCCACCCGCGCCGAGATTATCGAAAAATTGCTCTACAACAACTATATTGAGCGCCAGGGCAAGGAACTCACCCCTACATCCAAAGGTATACAGTTAATTAAACTGGTTTCTCCGGCGTTAAAATCACCTCAATTAACTGCGCAGTGGGAGCAGAGGCTGTCCAATATTGCCAGGGGCGAGGGCAGTAAAACCGAATTTATTGCTGATATACGCTCAAATGCGCTTGAATTGGTTAAAAGCATCGCCACGGACACGGTTTCTTCGTACAAAGCGGACAATATTTCCAAAACAAAGTGTCCTGTCTGCAGTAAATTTATGCTGCTTGTCAAGGGCAAAAGAGGCAGAATGCTTGTCTGCCAGGACAGGGCCTGCGGACACCGGCAGCCGGAAAGCGACGGTTTTGGGTTTCAGGCTTCCAAAAACGAGAGCAGAATGAACCAAAGGCTGATCGCCAGATACAGCGACCAGGACTCCATCGGAAATAACCTTGGAGAACTGCTGAAGGCGGCGTTGGACAAAGAAAACCTATAA
- a CDS encoding MBL fold metallo-hydrolase: MSDKVSLTEIDHLEILSVMDNYADASLSSSPVVERFGFYEKGRVRSDTLFAEHGFSLLLRAKRGNEESAVILDAGWSGEGAIHNLNLLNVNLSEIQALVLSHGHIDHFGGLTRLAAAIGKNFSLICHPEVFQDLRIRLTPSGEKIKYPVLKKEQLEASGAQVIENKQPILFGKGFFAATGEIPMITKFEQGTSNLFLDDGINLVRDDVSEEQSIAANVRGKGLVVISGCAHRGIINTIEQARKMTGIEKIYAVIGGFHLGGRLSGQIIDPTVRRLKKIDPALLAPMHCTGWEAMHILAGEFGDSLILNSVGSLLRL; this comes from the coding sequence ATGTCCGATAAAGTCTCGTTAACGGAAATTGACCATTTAGAAATCCTTTCTGTGATGGATAATTACGCCGACGCAAGCCTCAGCTCTTCTCCCGTTGTGGAAAGGTTTGGATTTTACGAAAAAGGCAGGGTCAGATCCGACACCCTTTTTGCTGAACATGGATTCTCCTTGCTTTTAAGGGCAAAAAGAGGGAACGAAGAAAGCGCGGTTATTTTGGATGCGGGATGGTCAGGAGAAGGAGCAATCCATAATCTTAATCTGCTCAACGTCAATTTATCGGAAATACAGGCCTTGGTTTTGAGCCATGGCCATATAGATCACTTCGGAGGATTAACCAGGCTGGCCGCTGCAATTGGAAAAAACTTTTCTTTAATCTGCCACCCGGAAGTGTTCCAAGATTTGCGCATACGTCTAACACCCAGCGGGGAGAAAATTAAATATCCGGTGTTGAAGAAGGAACAACTGGAGGCCTCAGGAGCGCAGGTTATCGAAAATAAACAGCCCATCCTTTTCGGAAAGGGATTTTTTGCCGCAACCGGTGAAATCCCGATGATCACAAAGTTTGAACAGGGCACTTCGAACTTATTCCTTGATGACGGCATAAACCTGGTCAGGGACGATGTTTCCGAGGAGCAAAGCATCGCCGCCAATGTGCGCGGCAAAGGGCTGGTCGTTATTTCCGGCTGTGCTCACCGGGGAATCATTAATACAATTGAACAGGCCCGGAAAATGACCGGAATAGAAAAAATCTACGCGGTGATAGGAGGTTTTCACCTCGGCGGCCGGCTTTCCGGACAAATTATTGATCCAACTGTACGCCGCCTGAAAAAAATAGACCCCGCCTTGCTGGCGCCCATGCATTGTACCGGCTGGGAAGCCATGCATATTCTTGCCGGGGAATTTGGCGATTCTCTTATTTTAAACAGTGTGGGAAGCCTGTTAAGATTATAG